A single region of the Aeromicrobium chenweiae genome encodes:
- a CDS encoding alanine racemase, translated as MSGGFELDVDAERWRRHLTTVVEATPGIVPVVKGNGYGLGRDLLAAESTRLGLGTIAVGTYREVPEALAAFGGDVMVLTPWRPFFDHVVLDDRVIHTMSRVEDIAALAAAAPGARVLLEGETSMARHGLDRHELAAAVGVLGDLQVEGFAIHLPLGPNGRAGGNFAEAQSWAAVLEASQVETTTLYVSHLTAAELTALRTHRPNLDVRPRIGTSLWLGDLGALSVHATVLDAHLVARGERIGYRQKPMPRDGTLLVIAGGTSHGIGLEAPKASSGAVQRGKLLAKGGLEAAGFSLSPFTIAGKQRWFAEPPHMQASMIFLPAGSTAPEVGTDVDVAVRFTTATFDAVNLR; from the coding sequence ATGAGCGGCGGTTTCGAGCTCGACGTCGACGCCGAGCGCTGGCGGCGGCACCTGACCACGGTCGTCGAGGCGACGCCGGGCATCGTCCCGGTGGTCAAGGGCAACGGCTACGGGCTGGGCCGCGACCTGCTGGCCGCGGAGTCCACCCGTCTCGGGCTCGGCACGATCGCGGTCGGCACGTACCGCGAGGTGCCGGAGGCGCTGGCGGCCTTCGGCGGTGACGTCATGGTGCTGACGCCGTGGCGCCCGTTCTTCGACCACGTCGTGCTGGACGACCGGGTCATCCACACGATGAGCCGGGTCGAGGACATCGCCGCCCTGGCCGCCGCCGCGCCGGGGGCCCGCGTCCTGCTCGAGGGCGAGACGTCGATGGCCCGCCACGGCCTGGACCGCCACGAGCTCGCCGCCGCGGTCGGCGTCCTCGGCGACCTGCAGGTCGAGGGCTTCGCGATCCACCTGCCGCTCGGTCCCAACGGCCGGGCCGGGGGCAACTTCGCTGAGGCGCAGTCCTGGGCCGCGGTGCTCGAGGCGTCGCAGGTCGAGACGACCACCCTGTACGTCTCGCACCTGACCGCGGCCGAGCTCACCGCCCTGCGCACCCACCGCCCCAACCTGGACGTCCGGCCCCGCATCGGCACGTCGCTGTGGCTCGGCGACCTCGGCGCCCTGTCCGTCCACGCGACGGTCCTCGACGCCCACCTCGTCGCCCGCGGCGAGCGCATCGGCTACCGGCAGAAGCCCATGCCGCGCGACGGCACGCTGCTGGTCATCGCCGGCGGCACGAGCCACGGCATCGGCCTGGAGGCGCCCAAGGCGTCCTCGGGCGCCGTCCAGCGCGGCAAGCTGCTGGCCAAGGGCGGCCTCGAGGCGGCCGGGTTCTCGCTGTCACCGTTCACGATCGCGGGCAAGCAGCGCTGGTTCGCCGAGCCCCCGCACATGCAGGCCAGCATGATCTTCCTGCCGGCCGGCTCCACGGCGCCCGAGGTGGGCACCGACGTCGACGTCGCGGTGCGTTTCACCACCGCGACGTTCGACGCCGTCAACCTGCGCTGA
- a CDS encoding transglycosylase domain-containing protein, translated as MATQRKRTTTKSAGTTSGGFGARIRGFGHRIGGRGPWWSKLIRWVAFLGVAGALALAATFFILYRAIAIPDANADFQTQTTQVYYSDGKHKLGEFATQDRESISIDQIPASMQAAAIAAEDRSFYTNRGIDIKGIIRAARDNTTSGSVQAGGSTITQQYVKILYLSQERSYSRKIKEAILSVKIHNQLSKKEILEGYLNTIYFGNGAYGVEVAAQTYFGKPAAKLNYAQSALLATIINSPSYYDPYAEGAKDRILPRFTYVLGGMAKSGAITAEQAAKFSDRLPKVIEKKDSNRFSGSKGYLLDLVKRQMNTKLGFDSSEVDGGGLRIVTTFDYNKQKKAIASIKALRPDASELHQSLVSIQPGTGAVRAMYAGRDYLKNQVNWATSGTQPGSTFKAFAVVAALEDGYSLTTRLNGTSPLFKNGEQIAENQGDSGGASFGYIPLSMATQESVNTAFVDLVDQMEDGPDKVLEAAQQAGVPSRVLDEVKKNGAPLVTPLGFFPVAPVDMANAYATIAAGGKRADWFIIKKVSDYRGDTKYQHEVKTKQAIPKDVAADTIAALQGVVRGGTGTNGNTICTTAGKTGTATAGPDDDQHVSSSWFAGFTPKLATVVMYNRGKLGNADLEGYMVPFFGGQIPAKTFKLYMDQVLDPTECGTFPPPANLKSDKGPVYQAPAPKPEKTTKPKPKPEPTTPKPTTPKPTTTQPPEPEPTTPAPTTPQPPQPTDPGRRTPPDPRP; from the coding sequence TTGGCAACACAGAGAAAGCGCACGACCACGAAGAGCGCTGGCACCACGAGCGGCGGCTTCGGCGCCCGCATCAGGGGCTTCGGTCACCGCATCGGCGGCCGTGGACCGTGGTGGTCCAAGCTCATCCGCTGGGTCGCGTTCCTCGGCGTCGCCGGCGCACTGGCGCTCGCGGCGACGTTCTTCATCCTCTACCGCGCGATTGCGATCCCCGACGCGAACGCCGACTTCCAGACCCAGACCACGCAGGTCTACTACTCCGACGGCAAGCACAAGCTCGGTGAGTTCGCGACGCAGGACCGCGAGAGCATCTCGATCGACCAGATCCCCGCCTCGATGCAGGCCGCCGCCATCGCCGCCGAGGACCGCTCGTTCTACACGAACCGCGGCATCGACATCAAGGGCATCATCCGCGCCGCACGTGACAACACCACGAGCGGATCCGTGCAGGCCGGTGGCTCCACGATCACGCAGCAGTACGTGAAGATCCTCTACCTGTCGCAGGAGCGGTCGTACTCGCGCAAGATCAAGGAAGCCATCCTCTCGGTCAAGATCCACAACCAGCTGAGCAAGAAGGAGATCCTCGAGGGCTACCTCAACACGATCTACTTCGGCAACGGCGCGTACGGCGTCGAGGTCGCCGCGCAGACGTACTTCGGCAAGCCGGCCGCCAAGCTCAACTACGCCCAGTCCGCGCTGCTCGCGACGATCATCAACAGCCCGAGCTACTACGACCCGTACGCCGAGGGCGCCAAGGACCGCATCCTGCCGCGCTTCACGTACGTGCTGGGCGGCATGGCCAAGTCCGGTGCGATCACCGCCGAGCAGGCCGCGAAGTTCTCCGACCGCCTCCCCAAGGTGATCGAGAAGAAGGACAGCAACCGGTTCAGCGGCTCGAAGGGCTACCTGCTCGACCTGGTCAAGCGTCAGATGAACACCAAGCTCGGCTTCGACTCCTCCGAGGTCGACGGCGGCGGGCTGCGCATCGTCACGACCTTCGACTACAACAAGCAGAAGAAGGCCATCGCGTCGATCAAGGCGCTGCGCCCGGACGCGTCCGAGCTGCACCAGTCCCTCGTCTCGATCCAGCCCGGCACGGGTGCCGTGCGGGCGATGTACGCCGGACGCGACTACCTGAAGAACCAGGTCAACTGGGCGACCTCGGGCACGCAGCCGGGGTCGACGTTCAAGGCGTTCGCGGTCGTCGCGGCGCTCGAGGACGGCTACAGCCTCACGACCCGGCTCAACGGAACCTCGCCGCTGTTCAAGAACGGCGAGCAGATCGCCGAGAACCAGGGCGACAGCGGCGGTGCGTCGTTCGGCTACATCCCGCTGTCGATGGCGACGCAGGAGTCCGTCAACACGGCGTTCGTCGACCTCGTCGACCAGATGGAGGACGGGCCCGACAAGGTGCTCGAGGCTGCGCAGCAGGCCGGCGTCCCGTCGCGGGTCCTGGACGAGGTCAAGAAGAACGGCGCCCCGCTCGTGACGCCGCTCGGCTTCTTCCCGGTCGCGCCGGTCGACATGGCCAACGCGTACGCGACGATCGCGGCCGGCGGCAAGCGGGCCGACTGGTTCATCATCAAGAAGGTCTCGGACTACCGCGGCGACACCAAGTACCAGCACGAGGTCAAGACCAAGCAGGCGATCCCCAAGGACGTCGCGGCCGACACGATCGCCGCGCTGCAGGGCGTCGTCCGTGGCGGCACGGGCACCAACGGCAACACGATCTGCACGACGGCCGGCAAGACCGGCACGGCCACGGCCGGGCCGGACGACGACCAGCACGTGTCGTCCTCGTGGTTCGCCGGGTTCACGCCCAAGCTGGCCACCGTGGTGATGTACAACCGCGGCAAGCTCGGCAACGCCGATCTCGAGGGCTACATGGTCCCGTTCTTCGGCGGGCAGATCCCGGCCAAGACGTTCAAGCTCTACATGGACCAGGTGCTGGACCCGACCGAGTGCGGCACCTTCCCGCCGCCGGCCAACCTCAAGAGCGACAAGGGGCCGGTCTACCAGGCCCCCGCGCCGAAGCCGGAGAAGACCACCAAGCCCAAGCCGAAGCCCGAGCCGACGACGCCGAAGCCGACGACGCCGAAGCCGACCACGACGCAGCCGCCGGAACCGGAGCCGACGACGCCGGCTCCGACGACGCCGCAGCCGCCGCAGCCGACGGATCCGGGGCGCCGGACTCCTCCGGACCCCAGGCCGTGA
- a CDS encoding lipid II:glycine glycyltransferase FemX — MTSAPLPARLRVRTISGSQHLDFIRSRPSVSFLQTPAWAVVKSEWRGESIGWFDGDRIVGAALVLYRKVPRLKRYLAYLPEGPDIDWLGGDLERWLDPLRVHLKDQGAFGIRMGPPVVTRRWHAGTIKQAIADPVLATLSDVPADVNDDTALAVATSLTRLGWKELPTEGGFSAGQPKFNFQVPLAGRTEEDVLAGMNQLWRRNIKKAAKAGVEVEAGTRDDLAEFHRVYAETAERDHFTPRPLSYFERMWDALTAEEPDRLVLYLARHEGDLVAATTMVRVGEHAWYSYGASTTAKRDVRGSNAIQWQMMRDALAAGATTYDMRGITETLDPADSHVGLIQFKVGTGGEAVEYLGEWDLPINRALHLGFTAYMRRRG, encoded by the coding sequence GTGACGTCAGCCCCTCTCCCCGCACGCCTCCGTGTCAGAACCATCAGCGGCTCGCAGCACCTGGACTTCATCCGGAGCCGCCCGTCCGTCAGCTTCCTGCAGACCCCTGCGTGGGCGGTGGTGAAGAGCGAGTGGCGTGGCGAGTCGATCGGCTGGTTCGACGGTGACCGGATCGTCGGCGCCGCCCTCGTGCTCTACCGCAAGGTGCCGAGGCTCAAGCGCTACCTGGCGTACCTGCCCGAGGGCCCGGACATCGACTGGCTGGGGGGCGACCTCGAGCGCTGGCTGGACCCGCTGCGCGTCCACCTCAAGGACCAGGGCGCGTTCGGCATCCGCATGGGCCCGCCCGTGGTCACCCGCCGCTGGCACGCCGGGACGATCAAGCAGGCGATCGCCGACCCGGTGCTCGCGACGCTGTCCGACGTGCCCGCGGACGTCAACGACGACACCGCCCTCGCGGTCGCCACCTCCCTGACGCGGCTGGGCTGGAAGGAGCTGCCGACCGAGGGCGGCTTCTCCGCCGGACAGCCGAAGTTCAACTTCCAGGTGCCGCTCGCGGGCCGCACCGAGGAGGACGTCCTCGCCGGCATGAACCAGCTCTGGCGTCGCAACATCAAGAAGGCCGCGAAGGCCGGCGTCGAGGTCGAGGCCGGCACCCGCGACGACCTCGCCGAGTTCCACCGCGTGTACGCCGAGACCGCCGAGCGGGACCACTTCACCCCCCGCCCCTTGTCGTACTTCGAGCGCATGTGGGACGCCCTGACCGCGGAGGAGCCCGACCGCCTCGTCCTCTACCTCGCGCGCCACGAGGGCGATCTCGTCGCAGCGACCACGATGGTCCGCGTCGGCGAGCACGCCTGGTACTCGTACGGGGCGTCCACCACGGCCAAGCGCGACGTCCGCGGCTCGAACGCGATCCAGTGGCAGATGATGCGCGACGCGCTGGCCGCCGGTGCGACGACGTACGACATGCGCGGCATCACCGAGACCCTCGACCCGGCTGACTCCCACGTCGGGCTGATCCAGTTCAAGGTCGGCACCGGCGGCGAGGCGGTGGAGTACCTCGGGGAGTGGGACCTGCCGATCAACCGTGCGCTCCACCTGGGCTTCACTGCATATATGAGGAGACGAGGATGA
- a CDS encoding PadR family transcriptional regulator yields MTRRGAALEVAVLGLLHDAPMHGYELRKQVNALLGWGRILSYGTLYPALKALGKAGYIVADQTETPESKGRRARIVYQLTAEGKEYFAQALEDSGPSAWDDETFGVRFAFFARTDAASRVRILEGRRSRLEERLENVRTAGQRKRERVDSYTLELQRHGLESVEREVKWLTELIDRERSGGYPDADTPDNQPTK; encoded by the coding sequence ATGACAAGACGCGGCGCGGCGCTGGAGGTGGCGGTCCTCGGACTGCTGCACGACGCCCCGATGCACGGCTACGAGCTGCGCAAGCAGGTCAACGCCCTGCTGGGCTGGGGTCGCATCCTGTCCTACGGCACGCTCTACCCCGCGCTGAAGGCGCTCGGCAAGGCCGGCTACATCGTGGCCGACCAGACCGAGACGCCCGAGAGCAAGGGCCGGCGTGCCCGGATCGTCTACCAGCTCACGGCCGAGGGCAAGGAGTACTTCGCCCAGGCGCTCGAGGACTCGGGCCCGTCGGCGTGGGACGACGAGACATTCGGCGTGCGGTTCGCGTTCTTCGCCCGCACCGACGCCGCCTCGAGGGTGCGCATCCTCGAGGGTCGCCGGAGCCGCTTGGAGGAGCGGCTCGAGAACGTCCGCACGGCCGGGCAGCGCAAGCGTGAGCGCGTCGACTCCTACACCTTGGAGCTGCAACGTCACGGCCTGGAGTCAGTCGAGCGCGAGGTGAAGTGGCTGACCGAGCTGATCGATCGCGAGCGATCGGGCGGCTATCCCGATGCAGACACCCCAGACAACCAACCAACGAAGTGA
- a CDS encoding TetR/AcrR family transcriptional regulator, with product MAVHQHTDGRVARGQRTRDAIVEAHTALLREGVLKPTAKVIAQRAGISVRTLWLNYKDTETLLGATTAYWLEADAELRDDIDPGLPLDERVERYLDMRARRLEHLAPAARSAALGEPFSVALQESRRQHVDRVRDDLAHVFAAELTAEGPGRDVLAAGLFVASSWPTWSSLRDDLGLDPDAARAVVRASLLSLLTEASART from the coding sequence ATGGCCGTACACCAGCACACCGACGGCAGGGTCGCTCGAGGCCAACGCACGCGTGACGCCATCGTCGAGGCGCACACCGCGCTGCTGCGTGAGGGCGTCCTCAAGCCGACCGCGAAGGTCATCGCGCAGCGGGCCGGCATCTCGGTGCGCACCCTGTGGCTCAACTACAAGGACACCGAGACCCTCCTGGGTGCCACGACGGCGTACTGGCTCGAGGCCGATGCGGAGCTGCGGGACGACATCGATCCCGGGCTGCCGCTGGACGAGCGCGTGGAGCGGTACCTCGACATGCGCGCGCGCCGGCTCGAGCACCTGGCACCGGCCGCCCGCTCGGCCGCGCTGGGCGAGCCGTTCTCGGTCGCGCTGCAGGAGAGCCGTCGCCAGCACGTCGACCGGGTCCGCGACGACCTGGCCCACGTGTTCGCCGCCGAGCTCACGGCCGAGGGGCCCGGGCGGGACGTCCTCGCCGCCGGCCTCTTCGTCGCCTCGAGCTGGCCGACGTGGTCGTCGCTGCGGGACGACCTGGGGCTGGACCCGGACGCGGCACGCGCCGTGGTGCGCGCGTCCCTCCTCAGCCTGCTGACCGAGGCGTCCGCACGGACATGA
- a CDS encoding siderophore-interacting protein produces the protein MKTYTATVLGRRQLSAHLVTVTLGGLHDYASTGVPDEYIRVLIPPAGEELALPQIDDATWAITYAEGAVEPHFRVYTISDHRVVDGETRIDLDIAVHDEGVGSEWARTCRPGDVVGLIEPHGLYAAPADVGWQLLVADITGLPAVARILRGLSPSQRAVVHVVLTDAADRIELPSPADVDVTWQVVAKDTDICEALSDAVTSRELPESDRYVWLAGEARSSRAVRRHLRRELRWPQADFYTCGYWQIEAEKWNARYEEVAEEVTKMSAEVQQKIGDDQGAYLDALDDIYESVGL, from the coding sequence GTGAAGACGTACACCGCCACGGTGCTCGGTCGTCGACAGCTCTCAGCGCACCTGGTGACCGTGACGTTGGGCGGGCTGCACGACTACGCGTCCACCGGCGTCCCCGACGAGTACATCCGGGTGCTGATCCCGCCGGCCGGCGAGGAGCTGGCGCTGCCGCAGATCGACGACGCCACCTGGGCCATCACGTACGCCGAGGGAGCGGTCGAGCCGCACTTTCGCGTCTACACGATCTCGGACCACCGGGTCGTCGACGGCGAGACCCGCATCGACCTCGACATCGCGGTGCACGACGAGGGCGTGGGCTCGGAGTGGGCGCGGACCTGCCGGCCGGGCGACGTCGTCGGGCTGATCGAGCCGCACGGCCTGTACGCCGCCCCGGCGGACGTCGGCTGGCAGCTGCTGGTCGCCGACATCACCGGCCTGCCCGCGGTCGCCCGCATCCTGCGCGGCCTGTCGCCGTCGCAGCGGGCCGTCGTCCACGTGGTCCTCACCGACGCGGCGGACCGCATCGAGCTGCCGAGCCCCGCGGACGTCGACGTCACGTGGCAGGTCGTCGCGAAGGACACCGACATCTGTGAGGCGCTCAGCGACGCGGTCACCTCGCGCGAGCTGCCCGAGTCCGACCGCTACGTGTGGCTGGCCGGTGAGGCCCGCTCCAGCCGGGCGGTGCGCCGGCACCTGCGCCGCGAGCTGAGGTGGCCGCAGGCCGACTTCTACACCTGCGGCTACTGGCAGATCGAGGCCGAGAAGTGGAATGCGCGGTACGAGGAGGTGGCCGAGGAGGTCACCAAGATGTCCGCCGAGGTGCAGCAGAAGATCGGCGACGACCAGGGCGCGTACCTGGACGCCCTCGACGACATCTACGAGTCCGTCGGCCTCTGA
- a CDS encoding ABC transporter ATP-binding protein, with protein sequence MTDSLLTVDGLTAGYGGAPVLQGVDLDVAAGTIVAVVGANGAGKTTLLRALCGTIPVTGGTVTWDGTELRGTRTEDLVRRGIAHVPEGRGVITELTVEENLRLGHVWRKDKADGRRATDEVYAMFPPLDQRRRSAGHQLSGGERQMLAIGRALVARPRLLMLDEPSLGLAPKVSAQIMALLKRRCDETGLTVLLVEQNVRSAMSIADHGVVLSLGRVVASDSADRIAADDDLRHAYLGF encoded by the coding sequence ATGACCGACTCCCTGCTCACCGTCGACGGCCTGACCGCCGGCTACGGCGGCGCGCCCGTGCTGCAGGGCGTCGACCTCGACGTCGCCGCCGGGACGATCGTCGCCGTGGTCGGCGCGAACGGCGCCGGCAAGACCACGCTCCTGCGTGCCCTGTGCGGCACGATCCCCGTCACCGGCGGCACCGTCACCTGGGACGGCACCGAGCTGCGCGGCACCCGCACCGAGGACCTCGTCCGCCGCGGCATCGCGCACGTCCCCGAGGGGCGTGGCGTGATCACCGAGCTCACCGTCGAGGAGAACCTTCGCCTCGGGCACGTCTGGCGCAAGGACAAGGCCGACGGCCGGCGCGCGACCGACGAGGTCTACGCGATGTTCCCGCCGCTGGACCAGCGGCGGCGCAGCGCAGGTCACCAGCTCTCCGGCGGTGAGCGGCAGATGCTCGCGATCGGCCGCGCCCTCGTCGCCCGGCCCCGCCTGTTGATGCTCGACGAGCCCTCCTTGGGACTCGCACCCAAGGTCAGCGCCCAGATCATGGCGTTGCTGAAGCGCCGGTGCGACGAGACCGGCCTCACCGTCCTGCTCGTCGAGCAGAACGTCCGCAGCGCGATGTCGATCGCCGACCACGGCGTGGTGCTGTCCCTCGGCCGGGTCGTCGCGAGCGACTCGGCGGACCGGATCGCCGCCGACGACGACCTCCGACACGCCTACCTGGGGTTCTGA
- a CDS encoding ABC transporter ATP-binding protein, whose amino-acid sequence MNKETHITPMVEEVSTRSGAHLSVEGVTVQFGGLTALSDVGFEVRPGQVLGVIGPNGAGKTTLFNVVCGFTRPQQGRLTLDGQVFRPAPQRLVRSGVSRSLQGLGLFPGLSVLENIVAGGGSAARTGWWSGLLALPRTDRDERRLHERAGALVDELGLGAYAHAQPGTLPYAVSKRVALARALVSEPRLLLLDEPAGGLGHDEVLELGELITSLPSRGAGCSVMLVEHHVDLVMQVCDELVVLDFGRVIATGVPEVVREDPAVAEAYLGAEVDAS is encoded by the coding sequence ATGAACAAGGAGACGCACATCACACCGATGGTCGAAGAGGTGTCGACCCGGTCGGGCGCACACCTCTCGGTCGAGGGCGTGACCGTGCAGTTCGGCGGGCTCACGGCACTGTCCGACGTGGGTTTCGAGGTGCGTCCCGGGCAGGTGCTCGGCGTCATCGGGCCCAACGGCGCCGGCAAGACCACGCTGTTCAACGTCGTCTGCGGCTTCACCCGTCCGCAGCAGGGACGGCTCACGCTCGACGGGCAGGTGTTCCGCCCGGCGCCGCAGCGGCTGGTGCGCTCCGGCGTCTCGCGGAGCCTGCAGGGGCTGGGGCTGTTCCCCGGCCTCAGCGTCCTGGAGAACATCGTCGCGGGAGGGGGCAGCGCCGCCCGCACCGGATGGTGGTCGGGCCTGCTGGCGCTGCCGCGCACCGACCGCGACGAGCGGCGCCTGCACGAGCGCGCGGGCGCCCTGGTCGACGAGCTCGGCCTCGGCGCGTACGCCCACGCCCAGCCCGGGACCCTGCCCTACGCGGTCAGCAAGCGGGTCGCCCTGGCCCGCGCGCTCGTGAGCGAGCCGCGACTGCTGCTGCTCGACGAGCCGGCCGGCGGTCTCGGCCACGACGAGGTCCTCGAGCTCGGCGAGCTCATCACGAGCCTGCCGTCCCGGGGTGCCGGGTGCTCGGTGATGCTGGTCGAGCACCACGTCGACCTGGTCATGCAGGTGTGCGACGAGCTGGTCGTGCTCGACTTCGGCCGGGTCATCGCGACCGGCGTCCCCGAGGTCGTGCGTGAGGACCCCGCGGTCGCCGAGGCGTACCTCGGCGCCGAGGTGGACGCGTCATGA
- a CDS encoding inositol-3-phosphate synthase: MGSVRVAIVGVGNCATSLIQGVEYYKDADPEAGVPGLMHVKFGEYHVKDIEFVAAFDVDAKKVGFDLAEATQASENNTIKIADVPPTGITVQKGNTLDGLGKYYRETIEESDAPAVDVVQVLKDTQADVLVSYLPVGSEEADKFYAQCAIDAKVAFVNALPVFIASDPEWARKFEDAGVPIIGDDIKSQVGATITHRVMAKLFQDRGVVLDRTYQLNVGGNMDFKNMLERDRLESKKISKTQAVTSNIDHDLGAKNVHIGPSDYVQWLDDRKWAYVRLEGRAFGDVPLNLEYKLEVWDSPNSAGIIIDAIRAAKIAKDRGIGGALLSASSYLMKSPPEQRPDDLGREMLEKYIAGEVER, encoded by the coding sequence ATGGGTTCGGTACGCGTAGCAATTGTGGGTGTGGGCAACTGCGCCACGTCGCTGATCCAGGGCGTGGAGTACTACAAGGACGCTGACCCCGAGGCCGGCGTCCCCGGGCTCATGCACGTCAAGTTCGGTGAGTACCACGTCAAGGACATCGAGTTCGTCGCCGCGTTCGACGTCGACGCCAAGAAGGTCGGCTTCGACCTGGCCGAGGCGACGCAGGCCAGCGAGAACAACACGATCAAGATCGCCGACGTCCCCCCGACCGGTATCACCGTCCAGAAGGGCAACACGCTCGACGGTCTCGGCAAGTACTACCGCGAGACCATCGAGGAGTCGGACGCCCCGGCGGTCGACGTCGTCCAGGTCCTCAAGGACACCCAGGCCGACGTGCTCGTGTCGTACCTGCCGGTGGGCTCGGAGGAGGCCGACAAGTTCTACGCGCAGTGCGCGATCGACGCGAAGGTCGCGTTCGTCAACGCCCTGCCCGTGTTCATCGCCTCCGACCCCGAGTGGGCGCGCAAGTTCGAGGACGCCGGCGTCCCGATCATCGGTGACGACATCAAGAGCCAGGTCGGCGCGACCATCACGCACCGGGTGATGGCCAAGCTGTTCCAGGACCGTGGCGTCGTGCTCGACCGCACGTACCAGCTCAACGTCGGCGGCAACATGGACTTCAAGAACATGCTGGAGCGCGACCGCCTCGAGTCCAAGAAGATCTCCAAGACGCAGGCCGTGACGTCGAACATCGACCACGACCTCGGCGCCAAGAACGTCCACATCGGCCCGAGCGACTACGTCCAGTGGCTCGACGACCGCAAGTGGGCGTACGTCCGCCTCGAGGGTCGCGCGTTCGGCGACGTGCCGCTCAACCTGGAGTACAAGCTCGAGGTCTGGGACTCGCCGAACTCGGCCGGCATCATCATCGACGCGATCCGCGCGGCGAAGATCGCGAAGGACCGCGGCATCGGCGGCGCCCTGCTGTCGGCCTCGTCCTACCTGATGAAGTCGCCTCCGGAGCAGCGTCCCGACGACCTGGGTCGCGAGATGCTGGAGAAGTACATCGCCGGAGAGGTCGAGCGCTGA
- a CDS encoding TetR/AcrR family transcriptional regulator yields the protein MTGPQHSDGRVARGVRTREAIVDAHSALLREGDLRPTGKSVASRAGVSLRTLWLNFKDIESLLEATGRYWLEHDAASWTPVPATLPLADRIDRFCVQRAARMEGLAPAARSGLTSEPFSPALRAARLQHLERLHADLVATFGAELGTARDSVAHRLLFALANSMTWQLLRDDEGLSVEQATEVVRLGFRLVLERPGVW from the coding sequence ATGACCGGTCCGCAGCACTCGGACGGCCGGGTCGCCCGGGGCGTGCGCACCCGTGAGGCGATCGTCGACGCACACTCCGCCCTCCTGCGCGAGGGCGACCTGCGGCCCACCGGCAAGTCGGTCGCATCCCGGGCCGGTGTGTCGCTGCGGACGCTCTGGCTGAACTTCAAGGACATCGAGTCCCTGCTGGAGGCGACCGGCCGTTACTGGCTCGAGCACGACGCGGCGAGCTGGACACCCGTCCCGGCGACGCTGCCGCTCGCGGACCGGATCGACCGCTTCTGCGTCCAGCGGGCCGCCCGGATGGAGGGGCTGGCTCCGGCAGCGCGGTCCGGGCTGACCAGCGAGCCGTTCTCGCCGGCGCTCCGCGCCGCGCGGCTGCAGCACCTGGAGCGGCTGCACGCCGACCTCGTCGCGACGTTCGGTGCCGAGCTCGGCACCGCGCGGGACTCGGTGGCGCACCGCCTGCTGTTCGCCCTTGCGAACAGCATGACCTGGCAGCTGCTGCGTGACGACGAGGGCCTCAGCGTCGAGCAGGCCACCGAGGTGGTGCGTCTCGGGTTCCGCCTCGTGCTCGAGCGTCCCGGCGTATGGTGA
- a CDS encoding HNH endonuclease encodes MADAYVLVLNASYEPLQRVSMRHAIKMLVREVAVVEEEAGGRFGPFPVPKVLRLVRYVVTRWMHRRGTICTKSAIKARDQMCAYCGGRAETVDHIVPRSRGGTLTWENAVAACLRCNHRKANRTPSEAGMPLLLVPAEPRYTVT; translated from the coding sequence ATGGCGGACGCGTACGTTCTGGTGCTCAACGCGAGCTATGAGCCGCTCCAGCGCGTCTCGATGCGCCACGCGATCAAGATGCTGGTCCGCGAGGTCGCCGTCGTCGAGGAGGAGGCCGGCGGGAGGTTCGGCCCGTTCCCGGTGCCGAAGGTGCTCCGGCTCGTCCGCTACGTCGTCACCCGGTGGATGCACCGCCGCGGGACGATCTGCACCAAGTCCGCGATCAAGGCCCGCGACCAGATGTGCGCCTACTGCGGTGGCCGGGCCGAGACCGTCGACCACATCGTGCCGCGCAGCCGCGGCGGCACCCTCACGTGGGAGAACGCGGTCGCCGCGTGCCTGCGCTGCAACCACCGCAAGGCCAACCGGACCCCGTCCGAGGCGGGCATGCCGCTGCTCCTGGTCCCCGCCGAGCCCCGCTACACCGTGACCTGA